One Rosa chinensis cultivar Old Blush chromosome 3, RchiOBHm-V2, whole genome shotgun sequence DNA window includes the following coding sequences:
- the LOC112192495 gene encoding uncharacterized protein LOC112192495 isoform X1: MENGYDRKFADKFSGLAISGGAGDPLRSPNNNSNNNNDSSLFQVMKAVEAAEATIKQQVEENIRLRTELQNKILELDRYKIEESGAQRPRSDDPWSERVQGSYEAHQPVPPVGSQEDRIRSAVNTSVLDPSGTLVLHQESLKPRADAPLQSNVETHSSSSKINGTMKELPGSQQPADNAGLSHLSSPSTTSFSPGRFNMQGEYDPRFNFSGQGLMPITELNPRSLWKQDLIVKIHEHEEEIMQLRKNLSDYSVKEAQIRNEKYVLEKRIAYMRLAFDQQQQDLVDAASKALSYRQDIIEENIRLTYALQDAVQERSTFVSSLLPLLAEYSLQPPVLDAQSIVSNVKVLFKHLQEKLLLTETKLKESHYHLRPWNSELNNSNIPMQSPSHSVGAVLTTSNKNGLELVPQQTYSQGKAPVSASDVQTTRDWDLLGRDQSALDGVVNRNVEPNDLGRYSPFASRNSAAQDTPTQLDVTRGDAPITRYSEETTNKQVTFRDPVRNTELDDQDPEGSQNEREMATNWSPGNTPYTTTPDDPGSSYHNFLPPVLEEPSSSFSEAAEDDPLPAIENLQISGEAFPGRELQACGYSINGTTSCNFEWVRHMEDGSVNYIEGAKQPNYLITADDVHTYLAIEVQPLDNRNRKGELVRVFANEDRKIVCDPEMQGQIEKNYYQGHSSFKIHQPTGYLDIWEPAILTIKKDSYSIKRTEPSGAVINEKFSPTTSVGIPYGSPTEFVLTGSGGSQHLLKADNDQADYSCSRDTIVLTLRSFILRAVERKKKKKKGILF, translated from the exons ATGGAGAACGGTTACGATCGGAAATTCGCTGATAAATTCTCCGGGCTGGCGATTTCCGGCGGCGCCGGTGATCCTCTTCGCTCCCCTAAtaacaacagcaacaacaacaatgatAGCAGCTTGTTTCAGGTTATGAAGGCCGTGGAAGCTGCGGAGGCCACGATTAAGCAACAGGTGGAAGAGAACATCCGATTGAGGACTGAGCTTCAGAACAAGATTCTTGAGCTCGATAGATAT AAAATAGAGGAATCGGGGGCACAAAGGCCGCGTTCCGATGATCCTTGGTCTGAGCGCGTCCAAGGATCTTATGAAGCTCATCAACCGGTTCCCCCTGTCGGTAGTCAAGAAGATAGGATTAGGAGTGCGGTCAATACTTCTGTACTTGATCCATCTGGTACACTAGTTCTACACCAAGAGAGTTTGAAGCCAAGGGCTGATGCTCCTCTACAAAGTAATGTGGAAACCCACTCCTCGAGCAGCAAGATCAATGGAACAATGAAGGAACTTCCGGGTAGTCAGCAGCCTGCGGATAATGCTGGCTTGTCTCACTTATCTTCACCATCCACAACATCCTTCTCTCCTGGAAG GTTTAACATGCAAGGAGAATATGATCCAAGGTTCAATTTTTCTGGACAAGGGTTGATGCCTATAACTGAATTAAATCCTAGAAGCCTCTGGAAGCAG GATCTTATTGTCAAGATTCATGAACATGAAGAAGAGATTATGCAATTACGGAAAAATCTGTCTGATTATTCCGTAAAG GAAGCACAAATACGCAATGAAAAATATGTTCTGGAGAAGCGCATTGCTTATATGCGTCTG GCCTTTGATCAACAGCAACAGGATCTTGTTGATGCTGCATCGAAAGCTCTATCTTACCGACAAGACATAATTGAGGAAAATATACGCCTCACATATGCGTTACAG GATGCAGTGCAAGAGAGATCGACATTTGTTTCATCCTTGCTGCCACTTCTTGCAGAGTACTCTTTGCAGCCACCCGTTCTTGATGCCCAATCAATTGTCAGCAATGTCAAG GTTCTTTTTAAACATTTGCAAGAAAAGCTCCTTCTTACTGAG ACAAAACTGAAGGAGTCACATTATCATTTACGACCTTGGAACTCAGAGTTGAATAACTCTAACATTCCCATGCAGTCACCATCTCATTCTGTTGGTGCCGTGTTGACAACTTCA AACAAAAATGGACTTGAACTGGTTCCTCAGCAAACATATTCTCAGGGAAAAGCACCCGTTTCTGCTTCTGATGTTCAGACTACCAGGGATTGGGATCTATTGGGTCGTGATCAGAGTGCTTTGGATGGTGTTGTCAATAGGAATGTGGAACCCAATGACCTGGGGAGGTATTCACCTTTTGCTAGCAG GAATTCTGCAGCACAAGATACACCTACTCAGCTTGATGTTACTCGAGGTGATGCACCAATAACTCGTTATAGTGAAGAAACCACCAATAAACAGGTCACATTTCGTGATCCTGTCAGGAACACAGAGCTTGATGATCAAGATCCTGAGGGAAGCCAAAATGAGAGAGAAATGGCAACCAATTGGAGTCCAGGAAACACTCCTTACACAACAACACCTGATGACCCCGGCTCTTCGTATCATAATTTTCTACCACCAGTTCTGGAAGAACCgtcttcttcattttctgaGG CTGCAGAGGATGATCCATTACCAGCTATCgagaacctccaaatttcaggaGAAGCTTTTCCGGGGAGAGAACTTCAAGCGTGCGGGTACTCTATCAATGGGACAACCAGTTGCAATTTTGAG tggGTACGCCATATGGAAGATGGATCAGTTAATTATATTGAGG GAGCAAAGCAACCAAACTATCTAATTACTGCTGACGATGTTCATACATATCTTGCTATTGAAGTCCAGCCTCTCGATAACAGGAATCGCAAG GGAGAGCTTGTAAGGGTTTTTGCAAATGAGGACAGAAAGATTGTCTGTG ATCCTGAAATGCAAGGTCAGATAGAGAAGAATTATTATCAAGGTCATTCTTCATTTAAAATCCATCAGCCG ACAGGATATCTTGATATATGGGAACCTGCTATATTGACCATTAAGAAGGACAGTTACAGTATTAAGCGTACGGAACCCAGTGGTGCTGTAATCAATGAAAAGTTTTCGCCGACAACTAGT GTTGGAATTCCTTATGGAAGCCCTACAGAGTTCGTGCTAACTGGTTCTGGTGGTAGTCAGCATCTCTTAAAAGCAGACAATGACCAGGCAGATTATAGCTG
- the LOC112192495 gene encoding uncharacterized protein LOC112192495 isoform X6, translated as MSFCVCRRFNMQGEYDPRFNFSGQGLMPITELNPRSLWKQDLIVKIHEHEEEIMQLRKNLSDYSVKEAQIRNEKYVLEKRIAYMRLAFDQQQQDLVDAASKALSYRQDIIEENIRLTYALQDAVQERSTFVSSLLPLLAEYSLQPPVLDAQSIVSNVKVLFKHLQEKLLLTETKLKESHYHLRPWNSELNNSNIPMQSPSHSVGAVLTTSNKNGLELVPQQTYSQGKAPVSASDVQTTRDWDLLGRDQSALDGVVNRNVEPNDLGRYSPFASRNSAAQDTPTQLDVTRGDAPITRYSEETTNKQVTFRDPVRNTELDDQDPEGSQNEREMATNWSPGNTPYTTTPDDPGSSYHNFLPPVLEEPSSSFSEAAEDDPLPAIENLQISGEAFPGRELQACGYSINGTTSCNFEWVRHMEDGSVNYIEGAKQPNYLITADDVHTYLAIEVQPLDNRNRKGELVRVFANEDRKIVCDPEMQGQIEKNYYQGHSSFKIHQPTGYLDIWEPAILTIKKDSYSIKRTEPSGAVINEKFSPTTSVGIPYGSPTEFVLTGSGGSQHLLKADNDQADYSCSRDTIVLTLRSFILRAVERKKKKKKGILF; from the exons ATGAGCTTTTGTGTTTGCCGTAGGTTTAACATGCAAGGAGAATATGATCCAAGGTTCAATTTTTCTGGACAAGGGTTGATGCCTATAACTGAATTAAATCCTAGAAGCCTCTGGAAGCAG GATCTTATTGTCAAGATTCATGAACATGAAGAAGAGATTATGCAATTACGGAAAAATCTGTCTGATTATTCCGTAAAG GAAGCACAAATACGCAATGAAAAATATGTTCTGGAGAAGCGCATTGCTTATATGCGTCTG GCCTTTGATCAACAGCAACAGGATCTTGTTGATGCTGCATCGAAAGCTCTATCTTACCGACAAGACATAATTGAGGAAAATATACGCCTCACATATGCGTTACAG GATGCAGTGCAAGAGAGATCGACATTTGTTTCATCCTTGCTGCCACTTCTTGCAGAGTACTCTTTGCAGCCACCCGTTCTTGATGCCCAATCAATTGTCAGCAATGTCAAG GTTCTTTTTAAACATTTGCAAGAAAAGCTCCTTCTTACTGAG ACAAAACTGAAGGAGTCACATTATCATTTACGACCTTGGAACTCAGAGTTGAATAACTCTAACATTCCCATGCAGTCACCATCTCATTCTGTTGGTGCCGTGTTGACAACTTCA AACAAAAATGGACTTGAACTGGTTCCTCAGCAAACATATTCTCAGGGAAAAGCACCCGTTTCTGCTTCTGATGTTCAGACTACCAGGGATTGGGATCTATTGGGTCGTGATCAGAGTGCTTTGGATGGTGTTGTCAATAGGAATGTGGAACCCAATGACCTGGGGAGGTATTCACCTTTTGCTAGCAG GAATTCTGCAGCACAAGATACACCTACTCAGCTTGATGTTACTCGAGGTGATGCACCAATAACTCGTTATAGTGAAGAAACCACCAATAAACAGGTCACATTTCGTGATCCTGTCAGGAACACAGAGCTTGATGATCAAGATCCTGAGGGAAGCCAAAATGAGAGAGAAATGGCAACCAATTGGAGTCCAGGAAACACTCCTTACACAACAACACCTGATGACCCCGGCTCTTCGTATCATAATTTTCTACCACCAGTTCTGGAAGAACCgtcttcttcattttctgaGG CTGCAGAGGATGATCCATTACCAGCTATCgagaacctccaaatttcaggaGAAGCTTTTCCGGGGAGAGAACTTCAAGCGTGCGGGTACTCTATCAATGGGACAACCAGTTGCAATTTTGAG tggGTACGCCATATGGAAGATGGATCAGTTAATTATATTGAGG GAGCAAAGCAACCAAACTATCTAATTACTGCTGACGATGTTCATACATATCTTGCTATTGAAGTCCAGCCTCTCGATAACAGGAATCGCAAG GGAGAGCTTGTAAGGGTTTTTGCAAATGAGGACAGAAAGATTGTCTGTG ATCCTGAAATGCAAGGTCAGATAGAGAAGAATTATTATCAAGGTCATTCTTCATTTAAAATCCATCAGCCG ACAGGATATCTTGATATATGGGAACCTGCTATATTGACCATTAAGAAGGACAGTTACAGTATTAAGCGTACGGAACCCAGTGGTGCTGTAATCAATGAAAAGTTTTCGCCGACAACTAGT GTTGGAATTCCTTATGGAAGCCCTACAGAGTTCGTGCTAACTGGTTCTGGTGGTAGTCAGCATCTCTTAAAAGCAGACAATGACCAGGCAGATTATAGCTG